One genomic region from Cataglyphis hispanica isolate Lineage 1 chromosome 11, ULB_Chis1_1.0, whole genome shotgun sequence encodes:
- the LOC126852743 gene encoding aromatic-L-amino-acid decarboxylase — protein MDPDNFKDYAKEMAEYITDYLENIRDRRVLPTVEPGYMKPLLPSEAPKSPEEWKDIMADIERVIMPGVTHWHSPKFHAYFPTAQSYPAILADMLSGAIACIGFTWIASPACTELEVIMLDWLGKMLDLPKEFLACSGGRGGGVIQGTASEATLVALLGAKAKKIKQVKEQHPDWTENEIINKLVAYCSCQAHSSVERAGLLGGIKFRQLEVDEKYKLRGDTMAEAIRKDKEQGFIPFYAVATLGTTVNCAFDRLDEMGIVANREGVWLHVDAAYAGSAFICPEFRYLMKGIELADSFNFNPHKWMLVNFDCSAMWLKNPTYVINAFNVDPLYLKHDMQGSAPDYRHWQIPLGRRFRALKLWFVLRLYGVENLQKHIRTHIAQAHEFEALVLADPRFEIVGEVLMGLVCFRLKGSNELNEILLKRINGAGNIHLVPSKIKDTYFLRFAVCSRFSESRDIQYSWKEIKQRTNEVLEEQSLSK, from the exons ATGGATCCTGATAATTTCAAGGATTACGCCAAAGAGATGGCGGAATATATCACggattatttagaaaatattagagatag gAGAGTTTTGCCTACGGTAGAGCCAGGATATATGAAACCTCTTTTGCCCTCCGAAGCACCAAAATCCCCCGAGGAATGGAAAGATATAATGGCTGATATCGAACGAGTGATAATGCCAGGT GTCACTCACTGGCATAGTCCAAAATTCCATGCCTATTTCCCTACTGCCCAATCATATCCTGCGATTCTGGCCGATATGTTAAGTGGAGCTATTGCTTGTATTGGATTCACGTGg attgcGAGTCCAGCTTGCACCGAATTGGAAGTAATCATGCTGGACTGGTTAGGAAAAATGTTGGACCTGCCGAAAGAGTTTCTTGCTTGCAGCGGTGGAAGAGGGGGTGGCGTTATTCag GGAACTGCTAGCGAAGCAACTTTGGTAGCGTTATTAGGAGCGAAGGCCAAGAAGATAAAGCAAGTTAAAGAACAGCATCCCGATTGGACGGAGAACGAGATCATCAACAAGCTAGTCGCATACTGTTCCT gtcAAGCGCATAGCTCGGTTGAACGCGCTGGACTCCTCGGTGGAATAAAATTCAGACAATTGGAAGTCGATGAGAAATATAAGCTGCGGGGCGACACGATGGCCGAAGCAATCCGAAAGGATAAGGAGCAAGGATTTATACCGTTTTAC GCTGTCGCTACTTTAGGCACAACCGTTAATTGCGCCTTCGATCGCCTTGACGAAATGGGCATTGTAGCGAATCGTGAAGGCGTTTGGCTGCACGTGGACGCAGCTTATGCGG GATCCGCTTTTATTTGTCCGGAATTCCGATATTTAATGAAAGGTATCGAGCTGGCggattcatttaattttaatccgcACAAGTGGATGCTAGTGAATTTCGACTGTTCGGCTATGTGGCTCAAGAATCCGACATACGTCATAAACGCCTTCAATGTCGATCCCTTGTATCTGAAACACGATATGCAGGGCTCGGCACCGGATTACAGG CATTGGCAAATTCCACTCGGACGCAGATTTCGGGCTCTGAAACTTTGGTTCGTGTTAAGGCTGTACGGAGTCGAGAACCTTCAAAAGCATATCAGGACGCACATCGCTCAAGCGCACGAATTCGAGGCTCTAGTACTTGCTGATCCTCGTTTCGAGATCGTGGGTGAAGTTCTCATGGGACTGGTTTGCTTTCGTTTAAAG GGATCCAACGAACTCAATGAGATCCTCCTAAAGCGAATCAACGGCGCGGGAAATATCCATCTCGTTCCGTCAAAGATAAAAGACACGTACTTTTTACGATTTGCCGTCTGCTCTCGATTTAGCGAGAGCAGGGACATACAGTATTCCTGGAAGGAAATCAAGCAGAGAACCAACGAGGTTCTAGAGGAGCAATCGCTTTCGAAGTGA